In Thermoanaerobacterium xylanolyticum LX-11, the genomic window ATAGAAATTATAAGACTTAAATGTTGCAAAAAAATTAAAAAAATGTGTGATTTCTGTGTGAAAAAAAAGCAACCAGCATACGCTGATTGCCTTTTTTCAATGAAATATAAATCATAATTTCAACAAGCATCAATTAACTTTTTTCTTGACGTATTCGTACATGGCTTCAATAAAATCAACAGCATTTTGAAATCATCCATAGACTCTTATGCCTTCTTTCTGAACATTTTTGTAGAATGGAAGCATCTTCACAAAAATCACACCTTGCCATTTAATTTTGAAAGATATCCTTCAATTCAATTTCAAATGATTCAAAAATCCTAAACTTTATATTGTCTTCTTCTGAATACACTTCAGGTCTTTTGTATTTGCCATCTTCACCTAAATAGTAAGACAATACAGTTTTTTCATCAGGAAATACGATCCAATACTCTTTTACCCCCGCTTTTTCGTACAAATAGAATTTTTCCTTTAAGTCTCTCTTTAATGTTGAAGGAGAAACTACCTCTATAATCATATCTGGACTTCCTTTACAGCCTTTATCATCCAGCTTACTTGGATCACACACTATCACTATGTCAGGCTGAACTACATTTGTCACATCATCATCGCTAACATTTTCAGCAAACAATCTTACATCAAATGGAGCGCTGTAAACTTCACAAGCCTTTCCTTTTAGATAATTATGGATAGAGGCAAATAATTCTCCTACAACTTTCTGATGTTTCCGCGTCGGTGATGGACTCATATTATATGGAACTCCTTCTATAAGCTCCCATCTCTCATCATTAGTCCAGCTCAAATAATCTTTATATGTGTATTTTATATGTTCATCTTTATCTGCAACTGCCATATTATTTCACCTCTTTTAATAACAAAACTATCCGAATATACTTTATAATAATTATACCACTAATTGTAAATTTAAAACTATTCTTAATCATGACTACAGTTTAAAGGATATTTTATTATGAAGCTTACGCCTTTTTCTCTATTTACAGCTTTTATCTCACCTTTATAAAAGTCTATGATTTTTTTCGATATGGCAAGTCCTAAACCGAAATTTCCCGTCTTATCCTTGTACATCCTATCAAATATATGTTTCATGTGCTTTTCATCTATCTTTGGTCCATCATTATATATTTCAAGATATGCATACTGGCCATCTTTTTTTAGTGTCACTTTTATCACTTCATTGGCATACCTTAGGGCATTGTCAAGGATGTTTTCTATGCTGACTTCTATCTTGTCCCTGTCGCCCTTTATTATCACCTCATCTAAGCTTAAGTCCCATTCAATACTGCTTTTTATGATTTCAAACCTGCTTATTATGTTGCTCACAAGATCTTTTAAATTTATATAGTCAGTTTTGGTGTCGTTCTCCAGTACATAATCAAGGGTGTTCAAATACAGCATCTGGTTTATTTTCTTTTGAAGCCTTATGGCTTCGTCCTTTATTATGCCGGCAGTCTTTTCCAATGAATCGATGTACACACCGTCTATTATGGCATCTGCATGGCTCATTATCACCATGACAGGTGTCTTTAGATCGTGTGATATGCTTTGCAAAAACATTTTTTCCTCTTCGTCAGCCCTTTTTAGCTCTTTCTGCATAATATTCATGGAATTTGCCAGCATACCTATCTCATCTTCTCTATCTAAGTTTATAGGTTCTTTCCAGTCTTTATGAGCTATCCTCATTGTGTACTCTTCTAATTTTTTTAGGGGCTTTGAGATGTATCCTGCGATGATTATAGACGTAAAAAATCCAATGATGATGAATATTATTCCTACAGCAATGACCAGATAAAGAATGGTATTGTCCACGATATTTGGCACATACGATATAAGATAAGCTTTATTAGACGAATCGTAATTTACTGTGCTTATTATGAAGAAGTACTCCATGTTGTCATAAACTTCTCTATAAAGCTTCTCATTCATGTTTCCGCCTTTTATAAAACTGGACATCCAAAGCTTAACGCCAAGTGAATCAAAGGATGGAGTATGAACGTCTGGTGGAGGTTCTCTATGGTTTATATCTATGATTAAAGGTCTATTGGCTGTATCGAAATCAACAATGAAATTGTCTCCGCCTCTTAGATTTCTCAATCTGGAAAAATTGTTGTAGTTGCCGCTGAAATTATCATTTTTGAGAAGCATCTCATGGGAAACCTTTAAATCCTGTATCTTGTTGTTTTCTTCAACTCTCCTGTAAGCAAAGATATAAAGCATCGACAGGCTGCACACTATGATAAGTATAACAGCAGTAAATGTCATCCATATTCTCATTGCAAGTGATCTAAATTTAAATATCTTCTTCATGATTTACACACCAATTTATAACCGTATCCGTATACGGTCTCTATATTCAATCTATCTACTTTCTTCCTGAGCCTTCTTATGGTGTCGTCAACAACCCTGTCTGAGCCAAAGTAGTCTTCACCCCAGACATTATTCAATATCTGGTCTCTTGACACGACGATATTTTTATTTTTCACAAGATAACAAAAAAGCTCATACTCCTTATTTGTAAGCTGTATCTCATCTTCACCTAAAAAAACAGTCCTTTGCTTCTCACTCAATGTATAATCGCCTACTTGCATAATGTCATCGCTGCCATCCTCTTCTTTTCCGTATATCCTCTCCATAAGCTTATTTGTCCTAATGACAAGCTCACGCGGCAAAAAAGGCTTAGGAAGATAATCGTCACTACCAAGCTCTAAGCCTACCACCCTGTCAAGCTCCTCATTTCTGGCAGACATGAAGATGACAGGTGTGAACTTGCTGTGCTCCTTTATGGCTTTTATAAGCTCATAGCCATCTACATCAGGAAGCATTATGTCAAGTATCCATAAATCTGGCATATCATTTATTCTCTCCATTGCAGTACTACCATCAAAAAATGTAGTGACATTATAACCTTCCCTCTCAAGGTACTTCTGCAAAAGTAGATTAAGGCTCTTCTCATCTTCTACCAGATATATCTTTCTGGACAATCTCATCACCAGCTTTTACACTATACTTACTTCGTCTATTATTTTATCATATAAAAATAACAAATGTTTAAAGAAATTGTGTGAAATGTGTGTGAAAATAAAAAAGCATGGCGAATAGATAAAAGTTCGCCATGTTTCGGTAAAAATGATTCTTTTTTAGGCATAAAAAAGTCCTCCAAAGGAGGAGGACTTTTTTATTTTATTGAAGAACTATGAGCACTACTCTGCCAGAAGCATCTTCATAAATCTTTGCGTTCTGAGTACCACTCAATCCATTCAAACCAACAAGCTGATAAGCAGAATTTACTGTGTCATACTTAACAACTGTTACATTGCTGCTTAATGCTAAATTACCATGAGCAGTTGTTGTTATACCACTTGAGCTATGTCCAGTAATAGTATCAGTAATTGGAGTTCCTGAGAATGGTGATACACCAATCACAACATTATTGCTGTCCAACGACAATACGTACGGAGTTGTATTGCTTGAATTATCATTAACAACTGGTTTTGTAGCTATGCTTGTATTTGTTGTATATGTCTGCTGTGAACCATTAGCAAGCACTGTTAATGTATATGTTGTTCCATTACTTGTAGTCGTTGATGTTACACCAGTAACAATCGCATATAATGTTGAATTAGTTGAACTTGTTGATAATGATGAATTATCAACAACTAATGCACTCAAGTTGCCATAGCTATCAGCAATATAGCCCTTTACATTTAATGATGTCACATTGATGTCAGATGGCTTAACAACATTATCACTATTGTTATATACATTTATAACAACAGTAGATGGATTCATATAATATGTGCCACCATTCACTGTTAACTTAGTATTTGTTGTATCATAATTAGATGCAACCTCTGGTATCCTAGTTGCTGTTAGGCTTACAATGTTATTATTTGAATCTAAGCTATAACTTACTAGATCTCCTATTCTTACATCAGTAGATGTTGAAACTTTAGTTGTATCTATTGTATATGTCTTTGTACTACCATCTGATGTAAATAACTTGATTTGTGGATTAACTGCATTTAAGCTATCAACAGCTAATACAACCGCATAGTTAGTAGAAGCTGATGTGCCTATGAAAGCAGCAATCTTACCATCTTTGTCAAGTGCAAATGTTCCGTTGTCATTAACATTTGGTGTGTAATTACCTGATACAGTGTAATTTGTACCATTGATTGTTACTGTGTAAGTACCATCACTTGCCTGAGAAACTTGTGTTACTGTACCTTGTACACTATTTCTTACATCAAGAAGCGTAACTTTTGTTCCATCTGCACTTACAGCATAATACAATACATCATTTGCTTTAATATCAGCTAAGTTAGAAACAGAACCAGTTACATTTACTGTCTTTATTGAACCACCAGCTACCTGCCAGCTACCTGCAGATGTGCTAATATAACTATCACCTGATTTTACATCTGTAGAAACTGTTGCAGGACCATATTTAAATGCATTTGTTACAACAACATAATCGTAACTTCCATCATTATTGTTATCAACTAATTTTACGTTTGAACCATTGTATATTACTACACCTGATGCTCCCAACGTTGTCTTAACACCATTATATACTACCGGTGTTGTTGATGGCAAACTAATAACATTACCATTTTGGTCATACACTACATTTGCAACATTATTTGCATTGTCGGATGTAAATGTATTATCGTTTGAAACAACATCCACACTTACAGGATTTCCAGATTTATCCGAATATACATTTACTAAGTCCCCTAAATATTTGTTAAAATCAACACTACCAGCATTTATTGTAGTAGGTGTCTTGAAAGAAATCACACCTGTTGAACTTGTACCAGCAATTGCTTGTACTTTTACTTGCCCAGCTGGTACCGAGCTATCTACATCTGGTGTTGCAACTACTAAATATTCTGTCACATTAGTAGCTTTTGATATCAACTTTGTACCCGAATCAACTTCATTGCCATTGCTGTCATATTTATTGATATCGAGATCTAATGCATTGTTTATAAGCATAGCCATTTGGCCACGATTTATTGTTGCATTAGCCGCAAGTGTAACACCATTTGTGATACCTACATTTGTAGCTTTAGCTATTACGCCATACGGCCATGAATAATCTGCTGTATACCCTAATGCTCTCAATATCAAAGCAAGAGCTTCTGGATATGTTACAGCATTGTCTGGCTTAAATGTTCCATCTGGATAGCCACTTGGATCAGCAATATTTATATCGCCTGATGCCCAATAGCTTGCTGGAACATCTTTAAACTTTGTTGGACCTACTGCTAATTGAGCAGCTTGTTGTAAACCTTCTGCTGCATTAACAAAAGCGATCATCTGTGCTCTTGTCACAACACCGTTAGGTTGATATGTGCCATCTGGCATGCCAGATACTAAACCTAACGATTGCAGACGAGCAACTGCACTCGCATACGGTGCACTACTGCTCACATCGGAGAATGTTCCTGCAAAGCCTACTGCCATTGCACTGAACACCAATGTGAACGTGAGAACCACTGCTATTAACTTTTTAAGGTTCTTCATGGAATAAATCCTCCTCCTTAATATATAGTGTATATTTTTCTTTTGAAAGGTGGTACCTTCCAAAAAGCTTTTGACTATGTAAGCTGGCTCTTTGCCAACCTGAGTTAATTATATCATCGTGTCAATCATGAAGTCAATAAATGTTACCATTTTGTAATAAATCTGTAATAATCGATTAACAATGCTTATGCCGCCAAATAGTGCATTAATTAGATATATACGACAAACTTTTAAAATATCCTTCTTAAATTTAACATAAAATTATTAACAAATTACTCCAAAATTGGTGCAACTTTTATTTCGAACATCCTGCTCCATGGATATTCTACATCTGCGCCTTTTATCTTGACCCCGCAATCATCGTATATAGACATAAGCGTATCAAGATACGGTTTCATCTTTTCTCTTAGCACTGCGTCTGCTTCACTTTTGTTTGTCAATTTGTCTGGGTTTAACCCATTTGATTTTGCCCAATTTTGCATCGCATCTCTCACTATGCTCTGGTATATGTAGTCGTCAGCATATCTTATGAATGTAAATGCATAGTAGTATTTCTGCATATCTTCGAAATCTTTTTTATCCTTTGTCGTACCAATATATGATTTTATGCTTAACTCTGATACTACTGTCCCTATAGTGTTGCTGGGGGTATTCCACCCAGAATATGCATCAATAAGCTTTATAAGTTTATCTTTAAGTATTTCTTCTACAAGATCTTTGTCACCTCCGTTTGTTTTGGCTACGTCTGCTACACCAAAATTTTGTCCACTAATTTTATATTTGCTTACTACATTTTTTATTCCTGTTTTATAATTTTTGTGCATGTGAATGTAGATGATATTTTTCGCGTCTTGCGACACCACTCCACCTATGTATCCTATTTTCTCCTCTGTTATCTCTTTTACTGTCCCACCTTCAAAAGGCAGATAACTATTTTCATCGCCGCTTTCCTCGTACACTATCTTGTAAGATGGTTTTAAGCCATTTTCTTCATTCAATATTTTTGCGACAGTCATCATGCTTATTTCGTCTGCGCCATGAAGCATATAGACATTTTTATAGCCTTTTATAGCGGTTTTTAAGTCGTCGTAGGAATATTTAAGCATGCTCTTCATCGTGGTATCGTCAAGTCCGATTGTAAAAGTGACATTTGGCTTTAAATTTGACGCTATTTGTTCATTTATAATGACTTCTGATGCTATTACAGCTATGTAATTAAATAAATAAGAAGGTATGTTTGCTTTCAATCTCTTAAGTGTTTTTGTATCATTCTCTGATATGGCTTTCTTTATTTGATTATAATAACCTATATTAGCGCTATTCTGGACGTATATTGTGTCCTGCTGATAAAGAACTGGTGATACCTGCGGCATTATAGATATTAAAAAAAGCCTTTTATCTCCTGACAAGCCTATTATCTCTTTTAATCTTTCAAGGCTTTCTTTGTAATTAATATCATTTACATAATTTCGCGACCCTATAAGCCCACCTGATATAAATTGATTTGTAGATATTATTATAGCGCTTACGTCAGGTCTTTCTACAGATCCTTTAAGCCAATCATAAATCATATCTTGATTGCTTTTTTTCTTGTAATCATCAAGAGCATCCATAGGAGGCACTAATAGCTCTTTTCCGCCTGCCTTTGCCAATATCTCTACATTTTGAAGAGATACAGGCCTTGTATCAAGAGGTATAAAAACTATCTTGTCTTTTGACACATATTTCATACTGTCTTTATAAGATGTGTCAATGGAAACTATGCTTACTGTCATCATAAGTATCATTATGAATGCAAAAAATTTCTTCATTGTCACTTATTTCTCCTTTTATCATTTATCAGCTATTATGTACGCTTCTATATTATTTTACAATATGTTGTGATATAATGCTATTGCGAGGTGAAATAAGTGAAAAAGTTCGTGATTGTATTTTCTCTAATAATGATAATTGCCGCATTCGGTTTTTATAGATATGAGAAAGCTGAAAATTTAAAAAAGTGCGTTCCTGTACTTATGTATCACAACATCTACGCTGGAAATATCCCTCCCAACAAAAGCGGCGTCCTTATCACTCCACAAAACTTTGAAAAGCAGATTTTGTACCTTAAAGGACATGGGTATGAAACTATAACCGTTGAGGACTTGTATAATTTTATGAAGTACGGCAAAATGCTTCCAAAGAAGCCTATACTTATAACATTTGACGACGGATATTTGGGGAACTATAAATATGCTTATCCATTGTTCAAAAAAATCGGTTATAAAGGTGTCATAAATGTCATAGTAAAAAATGTGCCATCTCCTACCAACAAAGTGGTGACTCCATATCCGCATTTTGACTGGATAGAAGCAAGGGAGATGTCTTCAAGCGGTGTAATGGAGATTGAAAGCCATACTTACGATTCCCACAGGTATGCCAAAAGCGGAAATCACGATATACCTATGCTATCAGGACCTATAGATATAGGCGGAAGGCTCGAAACTATGGATGAATACAGAGAAAGGATAAAGAATGATCTTTCAAAAGCAAAAATGGAAATAGAAAAAAATTTAGGGAAAGAAGTTATTGCTTTAGCATACCCATATGGCGTCGGCAGCAATACGTCTAAAGATGTGGCTGCGTCATTAGGGTATAAAGTGATATTTACTATGGAAGAAGGCGTCAATGTGTATAAAGGCGACACATACGCTGTAAAGCGTATAACAGTGAGAAATACCGATACAGGTGAAGATATAGTGAAAAAGATAGAGGCGTATGAAGGAAAGTGATGAAGCATCATTTGCCGACGACAACCGCGGCAAATTTGTGCTTTTTAATAGACATTGCAAAAATATATGACACTACATAAATTATAACAAATGTCATTATTATGTAAATATCGTATAGATATTGATTGCCTGTATTTAAAAAGTGATTTAGCACATCTAAAAAGAGCGGATGGGACAGATATATGCCAAATGAAAGCTTGCCTGTATTTGACAATAAGCCGCTTAAAGCATGGTAATTTAATATTTTCGTCGATAAAGCGAAAAAAAAACAACAATGCCACAAGCGTAAACGCATAATAATAAATATTGTACAGATTAGAGTCTATCTGTTTATCTGCAAATACTTTTAATGATATATCAATAAAAAGATAGCCAAATACAATTACAGCAAAAAACGAATTAAGCAATTTTTTATGGTAATATTTTCCCCACTCACGTATGTTTTCACCGACATACATACCTGCGATTATAAACGATATGTAAGTTATAAAAAGATCGCCAGAATTTTGGTAATATCTACTTATGAAGTATTTGAACAGCAATATACTCCCTGCCTGAAATATTATAATAGATAACACTATCGTATGTATGTTTTTATTTATAAGTCTATATATATATAAAGCAGTACAGGAAACAAAACATATAGTTGCACTATTATGACTATGAAATAAAGATGGTAGAACATGCCACCAAACAAGATATTTTTAATTGTCAATATCGATCTTAATGGCACATGATGCGCTATGTACAAATATGCACCGTATATTATTGTCCAGACAGCATACAGCATCAATACGTTTTTAAGCCGTTTTTTATAAAATAACCTCCAATCACACCCATCGCCGTAATTGTACATGAGAAGCATGGCTGATGCGAATATAAAAGCTGGAACTGCAAACTGTGAAAGCCTGTTTATAATAGCAAATATGATATAAGATAAAGATAATTTGTTTAATTGAACAACTGCATTTGAAGTAGTATGTATCATCAAAACCGCTATTATAGATATACCCTTCAATACATCAATCTCGTCTATCCGTGATTTTGTCATTAATCTCTCTCCTTGAAAATATCATGTGCAACTCATATTAGTTTCTCACCTAAAAACACGCCTATAGAATTTATGTATTTTTTAAAGTCAATTAAATTATTTTGTAGGATACTATAAATTTCTTCCTCATTAACATCATCATAAAAATGTACGATTCTATTGCGAAATTTCGCCATTTGCTTATATGTATTTACCATATCAATAGGCAGAATATTGTATTTCCCTAAAATTTCAAAAGTATCAGCATAAGTCTTTGGGGAATCTAATCCCTTCCTTGATATGATATGATTCCCTATATCTATCATCGCCTCTATAGCTATTTGCAAATTATATTTAGCAGAATCATAATATATAAAATCTGATACAAATTCCTTTGGCTTTAAATTTGCTAGTTCTTCAAGATTCTTTATGCAATTTCTTATGATAGTTATTTTTTTTAGAATTTTTTCAATATCATAGGGCATTTTCATTCAGTCCTTTCAAATAATCGTCGTAAAAAAATTTCATTGTTATTCCATAATCACCGTAAAATTTAAAAACATTTTCTTTAAAATCAGCTAATTGTAAATAATCCCTGCAATACAATAGATCTCCTGTATAGATTACCTTATGTTTAAACTCAAGAGATGCTTTGTTTAGATTTATTAAATCTATATCATCTGTGCCTAATACTTCCGAAAATTTTACTTCTAAGGAAAGCTCATCATTAAGGCTTGGCATACGTTCATATAAAACGGCAAAATCAATGTCACTATTGTCATTTTGATATTCCGTCCCATACGATCCAAAGATGTACAAAGCTAATATATTGGGATTTTGTTTTACATAATCCACAAGCAAATCAATCTGTTTTTTTATATTTGTTAAATTTCTCATAATTATCACCGTTTATTAATTTTCATTGTCATTATATCACAAAAAAGGTACAAATCAAAAAAGGACCCAAAAGCGGATCCTTTTATTTCATTAATAATGCCGCAGCTATGAAATCCCTGAATAGTGGATGTGGTCTTAATGGCCTTGATTTAAACTCTGGATGGAATTGTGATGCTACAAAGTATGGATGATCTTTTACTTCTATTATCTCTACAAGGCGGTCATCTGGCGACAAACCTGACAGTACAAGTCCTTTTGATGTGAGAAGCTCCCTATATTCATTGTTAAACTCGTATCTGTGTCTGTGGCGTTCATATATAAGCTCGTCTTTGTAAGCTTCATATGCCTTTGTGCCTTCTTTTAGCTTGCAAGGATATAACCCAAGCCTCATTGTGCCACCTTTTTCATCTATGTCTTTCTGTTCAGGCATAAGGTCGATGACAGGGTATGGTGTCGCGCCGTTAAACTCTGTAGAATGGGCGTTTTTAAGTCCTGCTACATTTCTTGCAAATTCTATAACAGCGCACTGCATTCCCAAGCAAAGTCCTAAGTACGGTATCTTGTTTTCTCTGGCGTACTGAGCTGCCCTTATCTTCCCTTCTACGCCCCTATCGCCAAATCCTCCAGGCACAAGGATGCCTTTTGCACCTTTTAAAAGTTCATCAACCGTATCGTCATTTACATTTTCAGAGTTTACCCATCTTATCTTGACATTGGCATCATTGTATATGCCTGCGTGTCTTAACGACTCTACAACGCTTATATATGCGTCGTGCAGCTCGACGTATTTGCCAACTAAAGCAATCTCTACTTCTCTTTTTAGATTTTTCTCTTTTTCAACAAATGCTCTCCATTCCTTAAGATCAGGTTCATCAGCCGGCAGATTAAGCCTATTTATGACGTATTCATCTACTTTTTGCCTGTCAAGCTCCAACGGTACTTCATAGATGGAGTCTACATCGATATTTTCAATGACAGCATCTGGCTTAACATTGCAAAACATGCCTATCTTTTCTTTTATATCATCTGTAAGAGGAAATTCTGTCCTGCAGACGATCATATCTGGCTGTATACCAATAGATCTCAATTCCTTTACGCTGTGCTGTGTAGGCTTTGTCTTAAGTTCACCGGTTTTGCCGAGGTGCGGTACAAGTGTAACGTGTATGAACATGACATTGTCTTTTCCTTCTTCAACACCTATCTGCCTTATAGCCTCCAAAAACGGCAAACTTTCTATATCTCCTACAGTGCCACCTATCTCTACGATGACACAATCAACGTTTTGCTCTTTCCCTACCCGCCTTATCCTGTCTTTTATCTCATTTGTAATGTGGGGAATTACTTGAACTGTTGCGCCTAAATAATCGCCTTTTCTCTCCTTTGATATGACAGACCAGTACACCTTACCTGTCGTTATATTGCTGCTTTTTGTAAGGTTTATATCGATAAATCTTTCATAATGGCCAAGATCTAAGTCCGTTTCTGCACCGTCTTCAGTGACAAATACTTCGCCATGCTGGTATGGGCTCATTGTCCCCGGATCTATGTTTATATACGGATCGCATTTTATCACCGCCACGCTAATACCGCGGCTTTTTAATAGCCTCCCTAATGACGCTGCTGTAATTCCTTTGCCTAATGATGACACAACACCGCCCGTCACAAATATATACTTCGACATCATCTCACCTCATCTTTTATTTTATCTTATATCGAACGCAAAATGCATTTAATTAAGTGAAAGGCATTAAAAAAATCTCTATTCTTAAAAATAGAGACTCTTATCCCTTTAATTTTTTGATGGTTTTTTAAATTTTCTTCGATAATGACTCATTCAAAACACCCCAATAATATAAATACTTTTATATTATATATAAGATTTTTTTGAATGTAAAGGGGGTTGAAAAATAAAATAATATGGTATAATATATATAGACAAATTTAAAGCCTGTGGACACTTTGCAAAGAAAAAGGTGAGGATGGTACCCTCACCTTTTTCTCGACTATGTACATATCACTTTGTGTACCACTTAATTATTATCTCTAATAACTTAAGCAGTATTTCTGTGATCCTGTACCAGTCTATTGGGCGGTTTTCTCTCCGCCCTTTGCCACCTGTAGACACTTTGCCACCTCCTTTCTTGGAGGCTATCATTATTATATCATACGTTTTCTTACGTTGTTGCAATGTTTTTGTTTTGATATTATAATTAGTTTATCAATGTAAAGGGGGAAAATATATGCCATCAGATTATCACGTACACATAGAAAGAGGACCGTACACGATTGATTGGCTTAAAAAA contains:
- the mntA gene encoding type VII toxin-antitoxin system MntA family adenylyltransferase antitoxin; translation: MRNLTNIKKQIDLLVDYVKQNPNILALYIFGSYGTEYQNDNSDIDFAVLYERMPSLNDELSLEVKFSEVLGTDDIDLINLNKASLEFKHKVIYTGDLLYCRDYLQLADFKENVFKFYGDYGITMKFFYDDYLKGLNENAL
- a CDS encoding polysaccharide deacetylase family protein, producing the protein MKKFVIVFSLIMIIAAFGFYRYEKAENLKKCVPVLMYHNIYAGNIPPNKSGVLITPQNFEKQILYLKGHGYETITVEDLYNFMKYGKMLPKKPILITFDDGYLGNYKYAYPLFKKIGYKGVINVIVKNVPSPTNKVVTPYPHFDWIEAREMSSSGVMEIESHTYDSHRYAKSGNHDIPMLSGPIDIGGRLETMDEYRERIKNDLSKAKMEIEKNLGKEVIALAYPYGVGSNTSKDVAASLGYKVIFTMEEGVNVYKGDTYAVKRITVRNTDTGEDIVKKIEAYEGK
- a CDS encoding S-layer homology domain-containing protein, giving the protein MKNLKKLIAVVLTFTLVFSAMAVGFAGTFSDVSSSAPYASAVARLQSLGLVSGMPDGTYQPNGVVTRAQMIAFVNAAEGLQQAAQLAVGPTKFKDVPASYWASGDINIADPSGYPDGTFKPDNAVTYPEALALILRALGYTADYSWPYGVIAKATNVGITNGVTLAANATINRGQMAMLINNALDLDINKYDSNGNEVDSGTKLISKATNVTEYLVVATPDVDSSVPAGQVKVQAIAGTSSTGVISFKTPTTINAGSVDFNKYLGDLVNVYSDKSGNPVSVDVVSNDNTFTSDNANNVANVVYDQNGNVISLPSTTPVVYNGVKTTLGASGVVIYNGSNVKLVDNNNDGSYDYVVVTNAFKYGPATVSTDVKSGDSYISTSAGSWQVAGGSIKTVNVTGSVSNLADIKANDVLYYAVSADGTKVTLLDVRNSVQGTVTQVSQASDGTYTVTINGTNYTVSGNYTPNVNDNGTFALDKDGKIAAFIGTSASTNYAVVLAVDSLNAVNPQIKLFTSDGSTKTYTIDTTKVSTSTDVRIGDLVSYSLDSNNNIVSLTATRIPEVASNYDTTNTKLTVNGGTYYMNPSTVVINVYNNSDNVVKPSDINVTSLNVKGYIADSYGNLSALVVDNSSLSTSSTNSTLYAIVTGVTSTTTSNGTTYTLTVLANGSQQTYTTNTSIATKPVVNDNSSNTTPYVLSLDSNNVVIGVSPFSGTPITDTITGHSSSGITTTAHGNLALSSNVTVVKYDTVNSAYQLVGLNGLSGTQNAKIYEDASGRVVLIVLQ
- a CDS encoding Uma2 family endonuclease, translated to MAVADKDEHIKYTYKDYLSWTNDERWELIEGVPYNMSPSPTRKHQKVVGELFASIHNYLKGKACEVYSAPFDVRLFAENVSDDDVTNVVQPDIVIVCDPSKLDDKGCKGSPDMIIEVVSPSTLKRDLKEKFYLYEKAGVKEYWIVFPDEKTVLSYYLGEDGKYKRPEVYSEEDNIKFRIFESFEIELKDIFQN
- a CDS encoding acyltransferase, translating into MTKSRIDEIDVLKGISIIAVLMIHTTSNAVVQLNKLSLSYIIFAIINRLSQFAVPAFIFASAMLLMYNYGDGCDWRLFYKKRLKNVLMLYAVWTIIYGAYLYIAHHVPLRSILTIKNILFGGMFYHLYFIVIIVQLYVLFPVLLYIYIDL
- a CDS encoding DUF4127 family protein is translated as MKKFFAFIMILMMTVSIVSIDTSYKDSMKYVSKDKIVFIPLDTRPVSLQNVEILAKAGGKELLVPPMDALDDYKKKSNQDMIYDWLKGSVERPDVSAIIISTNQFISGGLIGSRNYVNDINYKESLERLKEIIGLSGDKRLFLISIMPQVSPVLYQQDTIYVQNSANIGYYNQIKKAISENDTKTLKRLKANIPSYLFNYIAVIASEVIINEQIASNLKPNVTFTIGLDDTTMKSMLKYSYDDLKTAIKGYKNVYMLHGADEISMMTVAKILNEENGLKPSYKIVYEESGDENSYLPFEGGTVKEITEEKIGYIGGVVSQDAKNIIYIHMHKNYKTGIKNVVSKYKISGQNFGVADVAKTNGGDKDLVEEILKDKLIKLIDAYSGWNTPSNTIGTVVSELSIKSYIGTTKDKKDFEDMQKYYYAFTFIRYADDYIYQSIVRDAMQNWAKSNGLNPDKLTNKSEADAVLREKMKPYLDTLMSIYDDCGVKIKGADVEYPWSRMFEIKVAPILE
- the hepT gene encoding type VII toxin-antitoxin system HepT family RNase toxin; this translates as MPYDIEKILKKITIIRNCIKNLEELANLKPKEFVSDFIYYDSAKYNLQIAIEAMIDIGNHIISRKGLDSPKTYADTFEILGKYNILPIDMVNTYKQMAKFRNRIVHFYDDVNEEEIYSILQNNLIDFKKYINSIGVFLGEKLI
- a CDS encoding sensor histidine kinase, coding for MKKIFKFRSLAMRIWMTFTAVILIIVCSLSMLYIFAYRRVEENNKIQDLKVSHEMLLKNDNFSGNYNNFSRLRNLRGGDNFIVDFDTANRPLIIDINHREPPPDVHTPSFDSLGVKLWMSSFIKGGNMNEKLYREVYDNMEYFFIISTVNYDSSNKAYLISYVPNIVDNTILYLVIAVGIIFIIIGFFTSIIIAGYISKPLKKLEEYTMRIAHKDWKEPINLDREDEIGMLANSMNIMQKELKRADEEEKMFLQSISHDLKTPVMVIMSHADAIIDGVYIDSLEKTAGIIKDEAIRLQKKINQMLYLNTLDYVLENDTKTDYINLKDLVSNIISRFEIIKSSIEWDLSLDEVIIKGDRDKIEVSIENILDNALRYANEVIKVTLKKDGQYAYLEIYNDGPKIDEKHMKHIFDRMYKDKTGNFGLGLAISKKIIDFYKGEIKAVNREKGVSFIIKYPLNCSHD
- a CDS encoding response regulator transcription factor; its protein translation is MRLSRKIYLVEDEKSLNLLLQKYLEREGYNVTTFFDGSTAMERINDMPDLWILDIMLPDVDGYELIKAIKEHSKFTPVIFMSARNEELDRVVGLELGSDDYLPKPFLPRELVIRTNKLMERIYGKEEDGSDDIMQVGDYTLSEKQRTVFLGEDEIQLTNKEYELFCYLVKNKNIVVSRDQILNNVWGEDYFGSDRVVDDTIRRLRKKVDRLNIETVYGYGYKLVCKS